Proteins found in one Aethina tumida isolate Nest 87 chromosome 1, icAetTumi1.1, whole genome shotgun sequence genomic segment:
- the LOC109599326 gene encoding inner centromere protein A, producing the protein MESTFYYFPGQTPENTKISDRSHALHVTSDAWKRITGHLDRRKLIQEAIDKEVAYKKALKDGSYAMTCTWENSVENVRRRKEEERIRKIAELEDNKFKGYYKVRVEQEAKRKQFEEQVQKRLFTSTGYPRQINYGLLTCEVIRDRELQLELKKRLAEDEENMIVEEKKKIDEGAVQEKLENAEKAKKIFEKNVKWAKELQLTIEARKEHEALVKLQNLEREALDNIEAAKEMQEVEEATKAEKLRRIKEVRNEKKKYMEEKNAITGKRAKEDRELDEVIHVFRTTKEKMNCFIKKRERMFRETFKKRSELLAEKLGEFHGNREERYNFTEKDPYGERAMALAEKKESLKQQLLQEVLEGRKKQVEEIDKLRAQEQDVKKYEMLNRYKTNEVLKQYEEEQRAKAREAVLKYKAELEKQIEEDRMQKVEKEDELPYGKDYEEEDRKFFEYANDTLQLAKDKGYNTYPIESVIKAYKKENVLDLKENKRLCEDTYAKKPVDLVQVKKIFKNKNPCKCCRNE; encoded by the exons atggAGTCgacattttattactttcctGGTCAAACACCAGAAAACACAAAAATCTCGGACAGAAGTCATGCACTACATGTTACCTCGGACGCATGGAAACGAATCACCGGACATTTGGACAGACGCAAACTGATTCAAGAGGCAATCGACAAAGAAGTCGCTtataaaaaagctttaaaagaTGGTTCTTATGCTATGACATGTACTTGGGAGAATTCAGTGGAG aatGTCAGACGCAGAAAAGAGGAAGAACGCATACGCAAAATCGCCGAGCTTGAAGACAATAAGTTCAAAGGTTACTACAAAGTACGCGTGGAGCAGGAAGCCAAAAGAAAACAGTTTGAAGAACAAGTCCAGAAAAGACTATTCACGTCCACCGGTTACCCGAGACAAATAAACTACGGTCTTCTTACATGCGAAGTAATCAGAGATAGAGAGTTGCAATTAGAGTTGAAGAAACGATTGGCCGAGGATGAAGAGAATATGATTGTGGaggagaaaaagaaaatagacGAAGGAGCAGTacaagaaaaattagaaaatgctGAAAAGGCAAAGAAGATATTCGAGAAGAATGTTAAATGGGCTAAAGAATTGCAACTGac GATTGAAGCCAGAAAGGAACATGAAgcattagtaaaattacaaaatctaGAAAGAGAAGCTCTTGATAACATAGAGGCTGCGAAAGAGATGCAGGAGGTTGAGGAAGCAACAAAAGCAGAA AAACTTCGAAGAATTAAAGAAgttagaaatgaaaaaaagaaatatatggaAGAGAAAAATGCGATAACAGGCAAACGTGCCAAGGAAGATAGGGAGTTAGACGAAGTAATCCATGTATTTAGAACAACAAAGGAAAAAATGAACtgctttataaaaaaaagagaacgcatg tttagggAGACTTTCAAAAAACGAAGCGAATTGCTTGCTGAAAAATTGGGAGAATTTCATGGTAATCGGGAAGAACGTTACAACTTCACTGAAAAGGATCCATATGGAGAAAG agCAATGGCTTTGGCAGAGAAAAAGGAATCTCTTAAACAGCAATTGTTACAAGAAGTACTGGAAGGTCGAAAAAAACAGGTGgaagaaattgataaattaagagCTCAAGAACAAGatgtgaaaaaatatgaaatgttaaACCGTTACAAAACAAATGAAGTATTAAAACAGTACGAAGAAGAACAAAGAGCCAAGGCAAGAGAAGCAGTCTTGAAATACAAAGCGGAACTGGAGAAACAAATT GAGGAAGATCGAATGCAAAAAGTTGAGAAGGAAGATGAATTACCATATGGCAAAGATTATGAAGAGGAAGACCGAAAGTTCTTTGAATACGCGAATGATACTTTGCAACTTGCGAAAGATAAAGGATACAACACGTACCCCATCGAAAgtgttataaaa gcttataaaaaagaaaatgtattAGACCTGAAAGAGAATAAAAGGCTATGTGAAGATACATATGCTAAAAAGCCAGTTGATTTAGTCcaagtgaaaaaaatattcaaaaacaaaaatccaTGTAAATGTTGcagaaatgaataa